A window from Streptomyces sp. NBC_00271 encodes these proteins:
- a CDS encoding GTP-binding protein, with protein MVSENSDASADETTALALKILVAGGFGVGKTTLVGAVSEIRPLRTEELLSEAGQSVDDTDGVDRKVTTTVAMDFGRITIRSGLSLYLFGTPGQDRFWFLWDELSQGALGAVVLADTRRLEDCFPAVDYFEHRHIPFVVAVNCFTGARAYGAQDVSRALDLDRGTPVVLCDARDRDSGKEVLIRLVEYAGRVHTARLLDSVG; from the coding sequence AAGATACTGGTCGCCGGCGGGTTCGGCGTGGGCAAGACCACCCTGGTGGGCGCGGTCAGCGAGATCAGGCCGCTGCGCACCGAGGAACTGCTCAGCGAGGCGGGTCAGTCGGTGGACGACACCGACGGCGTGGACCGCAAGGTCACGACGACCGTCGCCATGGACTTCGGACGCATCACCATCCGGTCCGGCCTCTCCCTCTACCTCTTCGGCACGCCGGGCCAGGACCGGTTCTGGTTCCTGTGGGACGAGCTGTCGCAGGGCGCGCTGGGGGCCGTCGTCCTCGCGGACACCCGCAGGCTCGAGGACTGCTTCCCCGCGGTGGACTACTTCGAGCACCGGCACATCCCGTTCGTGGTGGCCGTCAACTGCTTCACGGGCGCCCGCGCCTACGGCGCCCAGGACGTGTCCCGCGCCCTCGACCTCGACCGCGGCACGCCCGTGGTGCTCTGCGACGCCAGGGACCGCGACTCCGGGAAGGAGGTACTCATCCGGCTCGTGGAGTACGCCGGGCGGGTGCACACCGCCCGGCTGCTCGACTCCGTCGGCTGA
- a CDS encoding acyl-CoA thioesterase, with translation MTNPAERLVDLLDLEQIEVNIFRGRSPDESLQRVFGGQVAGQALVAAGRTAEADRPVHSLHAYFLRPGRPGVPIVYQVERVRDGRSFTTRRVTAVQQGRTIFNLTASFHKPEDGSFEHQLPPAREIPHPESLPTVSQEITEHLGALPESLERMARRQPFDIRYVDGLRWTPEEIKDAEPRSAVWMRAVGPLGDDPLVHTCALTYASDMTLLDAVRIPVEPLWGQRGFDMASLDHAMWFHRPFRADEWFLYDQESPIATGGRGLARGRIYDLEGRLLVSVVQEGLFRAL, from the coding sequence ATGACGAACCCAGCCGAGAGGCTCGTCGACCTGCTCGACCTGGAGCAGATCGAGGTCAACATCTTCCGTGGCCGCAGCCCGGACGAATCACTGCAGCGGGTCTTCGGCGGCCAGGTGGCGGGCCAAGCCCTGGTGGCGGCCGGGCGCACCGCCGAGGCCGACCGGCCGGTGCACTCACTGCACGCGTACTTCCTGCGCCCGGGCCGGCCGGGCGTGCCGATCGTGTACCAGGTCGAACGGGTCAGGGACGGGCGGTCGTTCACCACCCGTCGCGTCACCGCCGTGCAGCAGGGGCGCACGATCTTCAATCTGACCGCCTCCTTTCACAAGCCTGAGGATGGGAGCTTCGAGCACCAGTTGCCGCCGGCCCGCGAGATACCGCACCCGGAGTCGCTGCCGACGGTCTCGCAGGAGATCACCGAGCATCTGGGCGCGCTTCCCGAGTCGCTGGAGCGCATGGCACGCCGCCAGCCGTTCGACATCCGGTACGTGGACGGACTGCGCTGGACCCCGGAGGAGATAAAGGACGCGGAGCCGCGCAGCGCGGTGTGGATGCGTGCCGTCGGGCCACTGGGCGACGACCCGCTCGTGCACACCTGCGCCCTCACCTACGCGAGCGACATGACCCTCCTGGACGCCGTCCGCATCCCGGTGGAGCCGCTGTGGGGTCAGCGCGGCTTCGACATGGCCTCGCTCGACCACGCGATGTGGTTCCACCGGCCCTTCCGCGCGGACGAGTGGTTCCTGTACGACCAGGAGTCGCCGATCGCGACGGGCGGTCGCGGGCTGGCCCGCGGGCGCATCTACGACCTGGAGGGACGCCTGCTCGTCTCGGTCGTCCAGGAGGGGCTTTTCCGGGCGCTGTAG
- a CDS encoding DUF5709 domain-containing protein, which yields MNSVDGWGDDVYQPDGSEVQDDAGLLDSEDTLLSDGVGDPLDRGWSPPERPWAVEHSGVTAAERRQGETLDQRLAEEMPDVAEPDGDGIGDCQGTDGEAWDNEVGASRSGRLVAPNEGAHEDDESGLIATDVGIDGAAASAEEAAMHIVDEDTASG from the coding sequence GTGAACAGCGTCGACGGATGGGGAGACGACGTCTACCAGCCCGACGGATCCGAGGTACAGGACGACGCGGGGCTGCTCGACTCCGAGGACACCCTGCTCTCCGACGGTGTCGGTGACCCGCTCGACCGGGGTTGGTCCCCGCCGGAGCGGCCGTGGGCGGTGGAGCACTCCGGGGTGACCGCCGCGGAGCGCCGCCAGGGCGAGACCCTGGACCAGCGCCTCGCGGAGGAGATGCCCGACGTCGCGGAGCCGGACGGGGACGGCATCGGAGACTGCCAGGGCACCGACGGCGAAGCCTGGGACAACGAAGTGGGCGCGAGCCGCTCCGGTCGTCTCGTCGCCCCCAATGAGGGAGCGCACGAGGACGACGAGAGCGGGCTGATCGCCACCGACGTCGGCATCGACGGGGCCGCGGCCTCGGCCGAGGAGGCCGCGATGCACATCGTCGACGAGGACACCGCGTCCGGCTGA
- a CDS encoding PPOX class F420-dependent oxidoreductase, which translates to MAQKMTDEQWRAFVSQGTRTGKLSTVRADGSPHVAPIWFLLDGDHVLFNTAKDTVKGRNLARDGRVALCVDDDQPPFEFVVLEGRAELSEDLDELRHWAARIGARYMGEDRAEEFGKRNGVPGELLVRVRIEKVVAWASVSD; encoded by the coding sequence ATGGCACAGAAGATGACCGATGAGCAATGGCGGGCCTTCGTCTCGCAGGGCACCCGCACCGGAAAGCTGTCGACCGTCCGCGCCGACGGAAGTCCGCACGTGGCGCCGATCTGGTTTCTGCTGGACGGCGACCACGTGCTCTTCAACACCGCGAAGGACACTGTGAAGGGTCGGAATCTGGCCCGCGACGGGCGAGTCGCCCTCTGCGTGGACGACGACCAGCCGCCGTTCGAGTTCGTGGTTCTGGAGGGTCGTGCCGAGTTGTCGGAGGATCTGGACGAGCTGCGTCACTGGGCAGCTCGGATCGGCGCACGCTACATGGGCGAGGATCGGGCCGAGGAGTTCGGGAAGCGCAACGGCGTCCCGGGTGAACTCCTCGTCCGCGTGCGTATCGAGAAGGTCGTGGCTTGGGCCTCGGTGTCGGACTAG
- a CDS encoding DEAD/DEAH box helicase — protein sequence MTLIDQLPQTPDPDALYEAFESWAGERGLTLYPHQEEALIEVVSGANVIVSTPTGSGKSMIAAGAHFAALARDEVTFYTAPIKALVSEKFFELCKIFGTENVGMLTGDASVNSDAPVICCTAEVLASIALRDGKHADVGQVVMDEFHFYAEADRGWAWQIPILELPQAQFILMSATLGDVAMFEKDLTRRTGRPTSVVRSATRPVPLSYEYVLTPLTETLTELLATKQAPVYIVHFTQAQAVERAQALMSINMCTREEKDQIAELIGNFRFTTKFGRNLSRYVRHGIGVHHAGMLPKYRRLVEKLAQAGLLKVICGTDTLGVGVNVPIRTVLFTALTKYDGNRVRTLRAREFHQIAGRAGRAGFDTAGFVVAQAPEHVIENEKALAKAGDDPKKRRKVVRKKAPEGFVGWTDNTFEKLIASDPEPLTSRFRVTHTMLLAVIARPGNAFEAMRHLLEDNHEPRKQQLRHIRRAIAIYRSLLDGGIVEKLDEPDATGRIVRLTVDLQQDFALNQPLSTFALAAFELLDPESPSYALDMVSVVESTLDDPRQILAAQQNKARGEAVAAMKADGVEYEERMERLQDVSYPKPLEELLFHAYNTYRKSHPWVGDHPLSPKSVIRDMYERAMSFTEFVSHYELARTEGIVLRYLASAYKALEHTVPDDLKSEDLEDLIAWLGELVRQVDSSLLDEWEQLANPEEMTAEEAQERADQVKPVTSNARAFRVLVRNAMFRRVELAALDNVDELGEMDGESGWDADAWGEAMDKYWDEYEDLGTGPDARGPKLLSIVEEPQNGLWRVRQTFADPNGDHDWGISAEVDLVASDAEGRAIVKVTDVGQL from the coding sequence GTGACCCTCATCGATCAGCTGCCGCAGACCCCAGATCCCGACGCCCTCTACGAAGCCTTCGAGTCGTGGGCCGGGGAACGCGGTCTCACGCTCTACCCGCATCAGGAGGAGGCGCTGATCGAGGTGGTCTCGGGTGCGAACGTGATCGTCTCGACGCCCACCGGCTCGGGCAAGAGCATGATCGCCGCGGGCGCCCACTTCGCCGCGCTCGCCCGCGACGAGGTCACCTTCTACACGGCGCCGATCAAGGCACTGGTCTCGGAGAAGTTCTTCGAGCTGTGCAAGATCTTCGGCACCGAGAACGTCGGCATGCTGACCGGCGACGCCTCCGTGAACTCCGACGCCCCCGTCATCTGCTGCACCGCCGAGGTGCTGGCGTCCATCGCGCTGCGGGACGGCAAGCACGCCGACGTCGGCCAGGTCGTCATGGACGAGTTCCACTTCTACGCGGAAGCCGACCGCGGCTGGGCGTGGCAGATCCCGATCCTGGAACTGCCGCAGGCGCAGTTCATCCTGATGTCGGCGACGCTCGGCGACGTCGCGATGTTCGAGAAGGACCTCACCCGGCGCACCGGAAGGCCCACGTCGGTGGTCCGCTCGGCAACCCGGCCCGTGCCGCTCTCCTACGAATACGTGCTGACCCCGCTGACGGAGACGCTCACCGAGCTGCTCGCGACCAAGCAGGCTCCGGTCTACATCGTCCACTTCACTCAGGCGCAGGCCGTGGAGCGGGCGCAGGCACTGATGAGCATCAACATGTGCACGCGCGAGGAGAAGGACCAGATCGCCGAGCTGATCGGCAACTTCCGCTTCACCACCAAGTTCGGCCGCAACCTCTCCCGGTACGTACGCCACGGCATCGGCGTGCACCACGCGGGCATGCTGCCCAAGTACCGGCGACTGGTGGAGAAGCTGGCCCAGGCCGGTCTGCTGAAGGTCATCTGTGGCACGGACACCCTCGGTGTCGGCGTCAACGTCCCGATCCGCACCGTGCTGTTCACGGCGCTGACGAAGTACGACGGCAACCGGGTGCGCACGCTCCGTGCCCGTGAGTTCCACCAGATCGCCGGCCGCGCCGGGCGCGCCGGATTCGACACGGCGGGATTCGTCGTGGCGCAGGCGCCCGAGCACGTCATCGAGAACGAGAAGGCGCTCGCCAAGGCGGGCGACGACCCGAAGAAGCGTCGCAAGGTGGTCCGCAAGAAGGCTCCCGAGGGCTTCGTCGGCTGGACGGACAACACGTTCGAGAAGCTCATCGCCTCCGATCCCGAGCCGCTCACCTCCCGCTTCCGGGTCACCCACACCATGCTCCTGGCAGTGATCGCCCGGCCCGGGAACGCCTTCGAGGCGATGCGGCATCTGCTGGAGGACAACCACGAGCCGCGCAAGCAGCAGCTGCGGCACATCCGGCGGGCGATCGCGATCTACCGCTCGCTCCTCGACGGCGGCATCGTCGAGAAGCTCGACGAGCCGGACGCCACGGGTCGCATCGTGCGCCTCACCGTGGATCTGCAACAGGACTTCGCGCTCAACCAGCCGCTGTCGACCTTCGCGCTCGCCGCCTTCGAGCTGCTGGACCCCGAGTCGCCCTCCTACGCCCTGGACATGGTGTCCGTCGTGGAGTCCACCCTGGACGACCCGCGGCAGATCCTCGCGGCCCAGCAGAACAAGGCGCGCGGCGAGGCCGTGGCGGCGATGAAGGCGGACGGCGTCGAGTACGAGGAGCGCATGGAGCGGCTCCAGGACGTGTCGTACCCCAAGCCGCTGGAGGAGCTGCTCTTCCACGCCTACAACACCTACCGCAAGAGCCACCCGTGGGTCGGCGACCACCCGTTGTCGCCGAAGTCCGTCATCCGTGACATGTACGAACGCGCCATGTCCTTCACGGAGTTCGTCTCCCACTACGAGCTCGCCCGTACTGAGGGCATTGTCCTGCGCTACCTCGCGAGTGCCTACAAGGCGCTTGAACACACCGTCCCGGACGACCTCAAGTCCGAGGACCTGGAGGACCTGATCGCCTGGCTGGGCGAGCTGGTCCGCCAGGTCGACTCGAGTCTCCTCGACGAGTGGGAGCAGCTCGCCAACCCCGAGGAGATGACGGCCGAGGAGGCCCAGGAGAGGGCCGACCAGGTCAAGCCGGTCACGTCGAACGCCCGCGCCTTCCGTGTCCTCGTCCGCAACGCGATGTTCCGCCGTGTCGAACTCGCCGCACTCGACAACGTCGACGAGCTCGGCGAGATGGACGGCGAGTCCGGCTGGGACGCCGATGCCTGGGGCGAGGCGATGGACAAGTACTGGGACGAGTACGAGGACCTCGGCACGGGCCCCGACGCCCGTGGCCCCAAGCTGCTGTCGATCGTGGAGGAGCCGCAGAACGGTCTGTGGCGCGTCCGTCAGACCTTCGCCGACCCGAACGGCGATCACGACTGGGGCATCAGCGCGGAGGTCGACCTGGTGGCCTCCGACGCGGAGGGCCGTGCCATCGTCAAGGTCACCGACGTCGGCCAGTTGTGA
- a CDS encoding type B 50S ribosomal protein L31, translated as MQQDKHPDYHSVVFRDRAAGYAFLTRSTATSDQTIEWDDGETYPVVDVEISSESHPFYTGKARTVDSEGRIAQFERRYGGAGQGADKDGSA; from the coding sequence ATGCAGCAGGACAAGCACCCCGACTACCACTCCGTCGTCTTCCGCGACCGCGCCGCCGGGTACGCGTTCCTCACCCGGTCCACCGCGACGAGCGACCAGACCATCGAGTGGGACGACGGCGAGACCTACCCGGTCGTCGACGTCGAGATCTCCTCGGAGAGCCACCCCTTCTACACGGGCAAGGCCCGGACCGTGGACTCGGAGGGCCGGATCGCACAGTTCGAGAGGCGGTACGGGGGTGCGGGGCAGGGAGCGGACAAGGACGGGTCGGCTTGA
- a CDS encoding DUF6397 family protein has protein sequence MSGNTITQSTAPQSTASQSTASRSATSSLARAARELELKRGEFDLALHLGCVRTAPDEGGGGRRVNRAEIERVRSEDGFPEALRERVKAVGTTEGAALMGVTAARFTRFARLGLVVPVKFYLNRYRAVVWLYLAEELRQFGADEQNAPLLKGRTPEGLRDQLEAGLDLRPRNWRGRHMGFLLRQTEDPWARAAIVASLLEPVQVAEIVRDPYERAYLNRFRPERAAHGAAPDTPAAHLVTRIMTAEDPDEISWLRADLGQALVEARELRPAPRPTPKASPTPVSSLSAAAPAASRPREAALDDPAPSVEPERPRRLLGWLRRRSP, from the coding sequence ATGTCCGGCAACACCATCACGCAGTCCACCGCCCCGCAGTCCACCGCCTCACAGTCCACCGCATCGAGGTCCGCCACATCGTCGCTCGCCCGCGCCGCGCGAGAACTGGAGCTCAAGCGCGGCGAGTTCGACCTCGCCCTGCATCTCGGATGCGTCCGCACCGCTCCCGACGAGGGGGGAGGCGGACGCCGCGTCAATCGTGCGGAGATCGAGCGGGTGCGCTCCGAGGACGGCTTCCCCGAGGCATTGCGGGAACGCGTGAAGGCCGTCGGCACCACGGAGGGTGCGGCGCTCATGGGCGTGACGGCCGCCAGGTTCACGCGCTTCGCGCGCCTGGGTTTGGTGGTGCCCGTGAAGTTTTACCTGAACCGGTACAGGGCTGTGGTCTGGCTGTACCTGGCAGAAGAACTGCGCCAGTTCGGGGCGGACGAGCAGAACGCCCCGCTGCTGAAGGGCCGTACCCCCGAGGGACTCCGCGACCAGCTGGAAGCCGGCCTGGACCTCCGCCCCCGCAACTGGCGGGGCCGGCACATGGGATTCCTGCTGCGGCAGACCGAGGACCCCTGGGCGCGAGCCGCGATCGTGGCCTCCCTGCTCGAACCCGTTCAGGTGGCCGAGATCGTCAGGGACCCCTACGAGCGCGCGTATCTGAACCGCTTCCGGCCCGAGCGGGCCGCCCACGGCGCCGCGCCGGACACGCCCGCCGCGCACCTCGTCACGCGCATCATGACGGCCGAGGATCCCGACGAGATCAGCTGGCTCCGTGCGGACCTTGGCCAAGCACTCGTCGAGGCTCGAGAGCTCCGCCCCGCGCCCCGCCCGACGCCGAAGGCATCGCCGACGCCGGTCTCCTCCTTGAGCGCGGCGGCTCCGGCGGCCTCGCGACCGCGGGAAGCCGCCCTCGACGACCCGGCACCGAGCGTGGAGCCCGAGCGGCCACGCAGGCTCCTCGGGTGGCTGCGCCGCAGAAGCCCCTGA
- a CDS encoding roadblock/LC7 domain-containing protein produces the protein MAQNTGLGWLLDDLTERVEHVRHALVLSNDGLVTGASTGLRREDAEHLAAVSSGLHSLAKGSGRYFGTGQVRQTMIEFDDAVLFVTAAGSGSCLCVLSAAEADIGQVAYEMTLLVNRVGEHLGVDVRQPERSSSVDL, from the coding sequence ATGGCGCAGAACACGGGGCTCGGCTGGCTGCTCGACGATCTGACCGAGCGCGTCGAACACGTACGGCACGCGTTGGTGTTGTCCAACGACGGGCTGGTGACCGGCGCGAGCACGGGACTTCGACGTGAGGACGCCGAGCACCTCGCGGCGGTCTCGTCGGGCCTGCACAGCCTGGCGAAGGGCTCAGGTCGGTACTTCGGCACCGGTCAGGTGCGCCAGACGATGATCGAGTTCGACGACGCGGTACTTTTCGTCACCGCGGCGGGCTCGGGCAGCTGTCTGTGTGTCCTCAGCGCCGCGGAAGCCGACATCGGCCAGGTCGCCTACGAGATGACACTGCTCGTCAACCGTGTCGGCGAACACCTCGGCGTGGACGTACGCCAACCGGAGCGTTCGTCTTCCGTAGATCTCTGA
- a CDS encoding metal-dependent hydrolase encodes MMGPAHSLSGAAAWLGVGAAAAATGHTMPWPVLLVGALICAGAALAPDLDHKAATISRAFGPVSRTLCEIVDKLSYAVYKSTRKPGDPRRNGGHRTLTHTWLWAVMIGAGTAVLAITGGRWAVLAILFVHMVLAIEGLLWRAARGSSSDVLVWLLAATSAWILAGVLDKPGNGSDWLFTAPGQEYLWLGLPIVLGALVHDIGDALTVSGCPVLWPIPIGRKRWYPIGPPKAMRFRAGSWVELKVLMPVFMLLGGVGCAAALNVI; translated from the coding sequence ATGATGGGACCAGCACACTCACTCTCGGGAGCCGCGGCCTGGCTCGGCGTCGGAGCGGCAGCGGCCGCCACCGGTCACACGATGCCCTGGCCGGTTCTTCTCGTCGGCGCCCTGATCTGCGCGGGTGCCGCGCTCGCCCCCGACCTGGACCACAAGGCGGCGACGATCTCGCGGGCCTTCGGGCCCGTCTCACGGACCTTGTGCGAGATCGTCGACAAGCTCTCGTACGCCGTCTACAAGTCGACCCGCAAGCCGGGCGACCCACGGCGCAACGGTGGCCATCGCACGCTGACGCACACCTGGCTGTGGGCGGTGATGATCGGCGCGGGCACCGCGGTCCTCGCGATCACAGGTGGCCGCTGGGCGGTCCTGGCCATCCTCTTCGTGCACATGGTGCTCGCGATCGAGGGACTGCTGTGGCGGGCCGCCCGCGGCTCCAGCAGCGACGTCCTGGTCTGGCTGCTGGCCGCGACCAGCGCCTGGATCCTCGCCGGAGTCCTGGACAAGCCGGGCAACGGTTCGGACTGGCTGTTCACCGCGCCGGGCCAGGAGTACCTGTGGCTCGGCCTGCCGATCGTCCTGGGCGCTCTGGTGCACGACATCGGCGACGCGCTCACGGTGTCCGGCTGCCCGGTCCTGTGGCCCATCCCGATCGGCCGCAAGCGCTGGTACCCGATCGGCCCGCCCAAGGCGATGCGCTTCCGCGCCGGCAGTTGGGTCGAGCTCAAGGTGCTCATGCCGGTCTTCATGCTGCTCGGAGGAGTGGGCTGCGCGGCGGCGCTCAACGTCATCTGA